From Shewanella psychrophila, a single genomic window includes:
- the fusA gene encoding elongation factor G yields MARTTPIERYRNIGIVAHVDAGKTTTTERVLFYTGVSHKIGEVHDGAATMDWMEQEQERGITITSAATTTFWRGMEAQFTEHRINIIDTPGHVDFTIEVERSLRVLDGAVVVFCGASGVEPQSETVWRQADKYHVPRVVFVNKMDRAGADFDSVVEQIRNRLGATCVPIQMNIGAEEEFHGVVDLIKMKAINWSEADNGTTFTYEDIPAELTDKASEMREYLVEAAAEASDELMEKYLEEGELSEEEIKKALRQRTLANEIVLATCGSAFKNKGVQAVLDAVIEYLPSPVEVPAIKGIDDNEKEVERPADDNAPFSALAFKIATDPFVGTLTFIRVYSGILATGSAVYNSVKQKRERVGRMVQMHANDRQEIKEVRAGDIAAAIGLKDVTTGDTLCDLDHKIILERMEFPEPVITIAVEPRSQADEQKMGIALQKLAAEDPSFRVETDPESGQTLISGMGELHLDIIVDRMRREFNVECNVGKPQVAYRETIRSSVEVEGKFVRQSGGRGQFGHVWLKLEPQEEGFGYEFVNEIVGGAVPREYIPAVDKGIQEQMKSGVLAGFPILDVKVTLYDGSYHDVDSNEMAFKVAASMGFKKGALEADPTLLEPCMKVEVTTPENYMGDVVGDLNRRRGLIEGMDDGIAGVKLVHATVPLSEMFGYATDLRSATQGRASYSMEFLKYSDAPQNIAKAIMESRG; encoded by the coding sequence GTGGCTCGTACAACTCCGATTGAGCGCTACCGAAATATTGGTATTGTTGCTCATGTCGACGCAGGTAAAACCACAACGACAGAACGTGTTTTGTTCTACACCGGTGTTTCTCATAAGATTGGTGAAGTTCATGATGGCGCAGCCACCATGGACTGGATGGAGCAGGAGCAGGAGCGTGGTATTACCATCACTTCTGCGGCAACGACCACATTCTGGCGCGGTATGGAAGCACAGTTCACTGAGCACCGTATCAATATCATCGATACACCGGGTCACGTAGACTTCACTATTGAAGTTGAACGTTCTCTGCGCGTACTCGATGGAGCAGTAGTTGTGTTCTGTGGCGCGTCGGGTGTTGAACCACAATCTGAGACTGTTTGGCGTCAGGCCGATAAGTACCATGTGCCTCGTGTCGTATTCGTCAATAAGATGGATCGTGCTGGTGCTGACTTTGATAGCGTCGTCGAACAGATACGTAACCGTTTGGGTGCGACTTGTGTTCCAATTCAAATGAATATTGGTGCAGAAGAGGAGTTCCATGGGGTTGTTGACCTGATTAAGATGAAGGCCATTAACTGGTCAGAAGCTGATAATGGTACAACATTCACCTATGAAGATATTCCAGCTGAACTTACTGATAAAGCAAGTGAGATGCGTGAATATCTAGTTGAAGCTGCCGCTGAGGCCTCGGATGAACTGATGGAGAAGTACCTCGAAGAGGGCGAACTATCAGAAGAAGAGATCAAGAAGGCGCTGCGTCAACGTACTCTAGCTAATGAAATTGTACTTGCTACTTGTGGTTCTGCTTTTAAGAACAAAGGTGTGCAAGCGGTTCTTGATGCTGTTATTGAGTATCTGCCTTCGCCAGTCGAAGTGCCTGCAATTAAAGGCATAGATGACAATGAGAAAGAGGTTGAACGTCCTGCGGACGACAATGCTCCTTTCTCTGCATTGGCATTTAAGATAGCTACGGACCCATTTGTTGGAACTTTGACCTTTATACGCGTATATTCGGGTATATTGGCAACAGGTTCAGCCGTTTATAACTCAGTTAAACAGAAGCGGGAACGCGTAGGTCGTATGGTGCAGATGCATGCTAACGATCGCCAAGAGATCAAAGAAGTTCGCGCTGGTGACATCGCGGCTGCTATTGGACTTAAGGACGTGACAACGGGTGATACTCTTTGTGATCTTGATCATAAAATCATCCTGGAACGTATGGAGTTCCCTGAGCCCGTTATCACGATTGCCGTGGAACCAAGATCTCAAGCCGATGAGCAAAAGATGGGCATTGCGTTGCAAAAACTTGCAGCGGAAGATCCTTCATTCCGTGTTGAAACCGATCCTGAATCGGGTCAGACACTGATCTCTGGCATGGGTGAGCTACACTTAGACATTATTGTTGACCGTATGCGTCGCGAATTTAACGTCGAGTGTAACGTAGGTAAACCGCAAGTGGCTTATCGTGAAACTATTCGCTCGAGTGTAGAAGTTGAAGGCAAGTTTGTACGTCAATCTGGTGGTCGAGGTCAATTCGGTCACGTTTGGTTGAAGTTGGAGCCTCAAGAAGAGGGCTTCGGCTATGAATTTGTCAACGAGATTGTTGGTGGTGCTGTTCCAAGAGAATACATCCCAGCTGTAGATAAAGGTATTCAAGAACAGATGAAGAGCGGCGTACTCGCTGGCTTCCCTATCTTGGATGTCAAGGTTACTCTATATGATGGTTCATATCATGATGTGGACTCCAATGAGATGGCCTTTAAAGTTGCGGCTTCCATGGGCTTCAAGAAGGGCGCTCTCGAAGCAGACCCTACGCTCCTGGAACCTTGCATGAAAGTTGAAGTAACAACTCCTGAAAATTATATGGGAGATGTTGTTGGTGACTTAAACAGACGTCGTGGCTTGATTGAAGGAATGGACGACGGCATTGCCGGCGTCAAGCTCGTTCATGCGACGGTGCCTTTATCTGAAATGTTTGGTTATGCAACTGATTTGCGCAGTGCGACTCAAGGGCGTGCTTCATACTCCATGGAGTTTTTGAAGTATTCCGACGCACCGCAAAACATTGCTAAAGCGATTATGGAATCTCGAGGCTAA
- the rpsJ gene encoding 30S ribosomal protein S10 — protein sequence MQNQRIRIRLKGFDHRLIDQSTAEIVETAKRTGAQVRGPIPLPTRKERYTILTSPHVNKDARDQYELRTHKRLVDIVEPTEKTVDALMRLDLAAGVDVQISLG from the coding sequence ATGCAGAACCAAAGAATCCGTATCCGCTTAAAAGGATTTGATCATCGTCTGATCGATCAATCTACTGCGGAAATCGTTGAAACTGCTAAGCGTACAGGCGCGCAGGTACGTGGTCCAATTCCACTGCCAACGCGTAAAGAACGTTATACCATTTTGACTTCTCCACACGTTAATAAAGATGCGCGTGATCAGTACGAACTTCGTACTCACAAACGTCTAGTTGACATCGTTGAGCCAACTGAAAAGACTGTAGATGCACTTATGCGTCTCGATCTTGCGGCTGGTGTTGACGTTCAGATTAGCTTGGGTTAA